In the Arthrobacter zhaoxinii genome, one interval contains:
- a CDS encoding adenylyltransferase/cytidyltransferase family protein has translation MTVRIGYASGVYDLFHVGHLNLLKHARSQCDYLIAGVASTDMTQRLKGTTPVIPLAERLEIVRSVRYVDDVVIDEHLNKADTWREVGFNVFFKGDDWRGTEKGDRLERDMAQIGVQVVYFPYTVTTSSTVLRRALTLLEGGRTGDAALKA, from the coding sequence ATGACAGTTCGGATTGGCTATGCCTCGGGCGTTTATGATCTCTTTCACGTAGGCCATCTGAATTTGTTGAAGCATGCCCGCAGCCAATGCGACTATCTGATCGCAGGCGTCGCCTCCACTGACATGACCCAGCGGCTCAAGGGAACCACTCCGGTGATCCCCCTTGCCGAGCGGCTGGAGATCGTGCGCAGTGTCCGCTATGTCGACGACGTGGTGATTGATGAGCACCTGAATAAGGCCGACACATGGCGTGAAGTGGGATTCAACGTGTTTTTCAAGGGCGACGACTGGCGGGGCACCGAAAAAGGCGACCGCCTGGAACGCGACATGGCTCAAATAGGAGTGCAGGTGGTGTATTTCCCCTACACAGTGACCACCTCATCCACCGTGCTGCGCCGTGCTCTGACCCTCCTGGAGGGCGGCCGCACCGGGGACGCAGCCCTGAAAGCATGA
- a CDS encoding glycerophosphodiester phosphodiesterase, with protein MNSRRAFGQPLRPASGLSRREMLVLGAAGLALAGCTGRADADGEATGTPEPEPVHTIESMLAAAPFLVAHRGSWDNWPEHTMTAYRESVNAGAVALEISVSATSDGKLICHHDLSTERTTGRNLVIKDSTYAEVSELVVDARAWLGPKAGTEKIPLLKDVLDAFAATHVLFIDDKQGTNATALLDLMDTYPESRSHFIWKQSAEAAQIDAVSERGYSSWGYFTVEQLDLVPELADKFTYLGVHHSASDAALAEVVSTGKPVICWEVHTRELRDRLLALGVSGLMCANLPYLSTDEPMATSDSFGDGIRAAGDLPWMVSQGWGFQPELKTSGTLLMSAAANSSYRMGSLGPLRQQIYSIQFDMRWPDALPADDALHAGIAFGQDDDRPYRVLIPSDVGGYHLVVRLTGEMTLLLRSPGESGGLRLGTVDTQPVKVGEWMSFKIDIDPDSIRYSRLDGAGWAGSTSNRKYRGGYFSLARNYSEDCPVEFRGVKVI; from the coding sequence ATGAACTCCCGGCGCGCTTTCGGGCAGCCGCTGCGCCCGGCCTCCGGGCTGTCCCGCCGTGAAATGCTGGTCCTGGGCGCCGCGGGGCTTGCCCTGGCCGGCTGCACCGGAAGGGCTGATGCGGACGGCGAGGCGACCGGCACGCCCGAGCCGGAACCGGTCCACACCATCGAGTCCATGCTGGCTGCTGCCCCGTTCCTGGTGGCCCACCGTGGATCCTGGGACAACTGGCCCGAGCACACCATGACGGCTTACCGCGAGTCGGTCAACGCCGGCGCCGTGGCCCTTGAGATCTCAGTCAGCGCCACCTCGGACGGAAAGCTGATCTGCCACCATGACCTCAGCACGGAACGCACCACCGGCCGCAATCTGGTGATCAAGGACTCCACCTATGCCGAGGTGTCAGAGCTGGTGGTTGACGCCCGTGCCTGGCTGGGTCCCAAGGCGGGGACGGAGAAAATTCCGCTGCTCAAGGATGTTCTTGATGCCTTTGCCGCCACCCATGTGCTCTTCATCGATGACAAGCAGGGCACCAACGCCACAGCTTTGCTGGACCTGATGGACACCTATCCGGAGTCGCGCAGCCACTTCATCTGGAAGCAGTCAGCGGAAGCAGCGCAGATCGATGCGGTGTCCGAGCGCGGGTACTCCAGCTGGGGGTACTTCACTGTGGAACAGCTGGATCTCGTACCGGAACTGGCCGACAAGTTCACCTACCTGGGCGTCCATCATTCGGCTTCCGACGCCGCACTGGCGGAGGTAGTGTCCACCGGTAAGCCTGTCATCTGCTGGGAGGTGCACACCCGGGAGCTCCGCGACCGGCTGCTGGCGCTGGGCGTGTCCGGGCTGATGTGCGCGAATCTTCCGTATCTGTCCACTGACGAGCCGATGGCGACGTCCGACAGCTTCGGCGACGGGATCCGGGCAGCCGGCGACCTGCCGTGGATGGTCAGCCAGGGGTGGGGCTTCCAGCCCGAACTGAAGACTTCCGGGACCCTGCTTATGTCCGCCGCAGCCAACAGCAGCTACCGGATGGGTTCGCTGGGGCCGCTGCGGCAGCAGATCTACAGTATCCAGTTCGACATGCGCTGGCCGGACGCGCTGCCTGCCGATGACGCACTGCACGCCGGCATCGCCTTCGGCCAGGACGACGACCGCCCATACCGGGTCCTGATACCCAGCGACGTGGGCGGCTACCACCTGGTGGTGCGGCTCACCGGGGAAATGACGCTGCTGCTGCGCAGCCCGGGCGAGTCCGGCGGGCTCCGCTTGGGCACTGTGGATACACAGCCGGTCAAGGTCGGGGAGTGGATGTCGTTCAAGATCGATATTGACCCGGACAGTATCCGCTACTCGCGGCTCGACGGCGCGGGCTGGGCGGGCAGCACCTCAAACCGCAAGTACCGCGGAGGCTATTTCAGCCTGGCCCGCAATTATTCGGAGGACTGCCCGGTGGAATTCCGCGGTGTGAAGGTCATCTAG
- a CDS encoding VanZ family protein, producing the protein MATCSPPPAQGSRGRSVRRAVLGLAAAVVLACMGGILLTPGPVDRPVYGKVLRAIRRLQEYGLPGWVDYAAAEAAANVLLFVPLGLLAALLLPPRRWWLALLLCLGTAAGAEVFQELFLPLRQGNLQDVLNNGVGALLGVAVAATGRGLRAGTRRGRTR; encoded by the coding sequence ATGGCCACGTGCAGTCCGCCCCCTGCACAGGGCAGCCGCGGCCGATCGGTCCGGCGCGCGGTGCTCGGGTTGGCTGCCGCGGTGGTCCTGGCCTGCATGGGCGGCATCCTCCTGACCCCGGGGCCAGTGGACCGGCCCGTCTACGGGAAGGTGCTGCGCGCCATCCGCCGGCTGCAGGAGTACGGGCTCCCGGGCTGGGTGGACTACGCTGCCGCGGAAGCAGCTGCCAATGTGCTGCTCTTTGTCCCGCTGGGACTTCTGGCCGCGCTCCTGCTGCCCCCACGGCGTTGGTGGCTGGCGCTGCTGCTGTGCCTGGGCACGGCTGCGGGCGCCGAAGTGTTCCAGGAACTGTTCCTGCCCCTGCGGCAGGGCAATCTTCAGGACGTGCTGAACAACGGCGTGGGTGCACTGCTGGGCGTAGCGGTGGCCGCGACCGGCCGGGGCCTGCGTGCAGGCACACGGCGGGGTCGGACTAGATGA
- a CDS encoding LamG-like jellyroll fold domain-containing protein, with amino-acid sequence MRRKLIAILTGTILAAGTLIGVAAPSSALSPGVSFAASDLPTWQTNGIVWAMAESNGVMYVGGTFTAIRPPKVAAGGAGSVSAVNFAALDAYTGNPAGCSLSVTGGSATVRALDVSPDGRTLYIGGSFTAVNGVGTTKLAAVNLPSCTVNTNFKPAAVNTTVRAIEATASAVYFGGDFKTVGSAARNRLAAVSTTGTLLPWAPSADQPVRALHVPAGRNIVLAGGDFLTMNGADSKALAVLNNTTGGNIRTYPNFFIPKTSTVKSIDSDATSFYIGNEGTGGGVFDGRARLDLTTYNQVWRDTCLGATQAVAVYGTTLYAAHHAHDCSSMNSFPDGPRVHLSAQSINGPSPMYQWNPITNDGQGEKIGPRTLAHTSAGSGRDILWTGGEFTTVNGAAQQSLTRFGPGPGTAGPGVPQFVSAESRASGQNTIRWQSTSDPDDSELTYRVYRNGSATPLATVNSSSRWWDLPQASFTDTTAVPGTAYTYRVQATDPSGRSGALSAQVQITTATSAAAYPALVRADGATTYWRLGDSLAAAADSSNGNKMGLPNLGAKPSGSVGALRSDNNRAASFDGVDDMIYGQQRVSAPTVFSAEAWFKTDTTTGGKILGFGNAQPRRNGTFLGYSSVYDRHVYMNDAGNLVFGTWSGTRVVVTSPARYNDDAWHHVVATQGPAGMVLYVDGVKVASNTVSANTVSLGSWRIGGDSIPSSWPNAPTSRHFKGAIDEFAVYPTALTAAQVAAHNQQGRR; translated from the coding sequence GTGCGCAGAAAACTCATTGCCATCCTCACCGGAACCATACTCGCGGCCGGCACTCTGATCGGGGTGGCCGCTCCGTCGTCCGCCCTCTCCCCCGGAGTGTCGTTCGCCGCCTCGGACCTGCCCACCTGGCAGACCAACGGCATTGTCTGGGCAATGGCCGAGTCCAACGGGGTCATGTATGTCGGAGGCACGTTCACCGCCATCCGCCCGCCCAAAGTCGCCGCCGGCGGTGCCGGGTCCGTGAGCGCCGTGAACTTTGCCGCTCTTGATGCCTATACCGGGAACCCGGCCGGCTGCTCCCTTTCGGTCACCGGGGGCAGCGCCACGGTGCGGGCCCTGGACGTTTCCCCTGACGGCAGGACGCTGTACATCGGGGGAAGTTTCACAGCAGTGAACGGCGTGGGAACCACCAAGCTCGCAGCCGTGAACCTGCCCTCCTGCACCGTGAACACCAACTTCAAGCCGGCGGCGGTCAACACGACCGTCCGTGCCATCGAGGCAACGGCCTCCGCAGTGTACTTCGGCGGGGACTTCAAAACGGTGGGGAGTGCGGCGCGGAACAGGCTGGCCGCCGTGAGCACCACCGGCACACTGCTGCCCTGGGCGCCGTCGGCCGACCAGCCGGTGCGGGCGCTGCACGTCCCGGCCGGACGGAACATCGTGCTGGCCGGCGGGGATTTCCTCACCATGAACGGTGCCGATTCCAAGGCCCTGGCGGTCCTGAACAACACCACGGGCGGCAACATCCGCACGTACCCCAACTTCTTTATTCCAAAAACCTCCACGGTAAAGTCCATCGACTCCGACGCCACCAGTTTCTACATCGGCAATGAGGGCACCGGCGGCGGGGTGTTTGACGGCCGCGCCCGGCTGGACCTCACCACCTACAACCAGGTCTGGCGGGACACCTGCCTCGGTGCCACGCAGGCCGTCGCCGTCTACGGCACGACCCTCTACGCGGCACACCACGCCCACGATTGCTCCAGCATGAACTCGTTTCCCGACGGACCACGGGTGCACCTAAGCGCACAGAGCATCAACGGGCCCTCGCCCATGTACCAGTGGAATCCGATCACCAATGACGGCCAAGGTGAAAAAATCGGCCCGCGCACCCTGGCGCACACCAGCGCCGGAAGCGGCAGGGACATCCTGTGGACCGGCGGGGAATTCACCACCGTCAACGGCGCCGCGCAGCAGAGCCTGACCAGGTTCGGTCCCGGCCCCGGCACCGCGGGTCCCGGCGTGCCGCAGTTTGTCAGCGCAGAGTCGCGGGCCTCCGGCCAGAACACCATCCGGTGGCAGTCCACCTCCGACCCTGACGATTCCGAGCTCACCTATCGGGTCTACCGCAACGGGTCCGCCACTCCGCTGGCCACCGTCAACTCGTCGTCGCGCTGGTGGGACCTGCCGCAGGCCTCCTTCACCGACACCACTGCGGTGCCGGGCACTGCCTACACCTACCGCGTGCAGGCAACCGATCCCAGCGGCCGCAGCGGTGCCCTGTCCGCGCAGGTGCAGATCACCACGGCTACCTCGGCCGCCGCGTATCCAGCCCTGGTCCGGGCCGACGGCGCCACCACCTACTGGCGGCTGGGTGACTCCCTGGCAGCGGCAGCCGATTCCTCCAACGGCAACAAGATGGGCCTGCCCAACCTCGGGGCGAAACCCTCGGGATCCGTCGGAGCCCTGCGCAGCGACAACAACCGGGCGGCCAGTTTCGACGGCGTCGACGACATGATCTACGGCCAGCAGCGCGTCAGCGCCCCGACGGTGTTCAGCGCCGAGGCCTGGTTCAAGACCGACACCACCACCGGCGGGAAGATCCTGGGTTTCGGCAATGCGCAGCCCCGCCGCAACGGAACCTTCCTCGGCTACAGCAGCGTCTATGACCGCCACGTTTACATGAACGACGCCGGCAACCTCGTGTTCGGCACCTGGTCCGGCACCCGGGTGGTTGTCACCTCGCCCGCCAGGTATAACGACGACGCATGGCACCATGTGGTGGCCACCCAGGGCCCGGCCGGAATGGTCCTGTATGTCGACGGTGTGAAGGTTGCCTCCAATACGGTTTCCGCGAACACGGTCAGTCTGGGATCCTGGCGGATCGGCGGAGATTCAATCCCGTCCAGCTGGCCCAATGCTCCCACCAGCCGGCATTTCAAGGGCGCCATTGACGAATTTGCTGTCTATCCCACGGCCCTGACCGCCGCCCAGGTTGCCGCCCACAACCAGCAGGGACGCAGGTAG
- a CDS encoding cysteine desulfurase, producing MPVVSTPDTLRPAHGPMDNAEVLRIRNDFPILNQQVNGRPLVYLDSGATSQNPLSVIEAEQEFYEQRNSAVHRGAHTLAVAATEVYEDARAKVAGFVGAGPTEIVWTSNATEALNLVAYAFSNAAVGRGGEAARRFALGEGDEIVVTEMEHHANLIPWQELAARTGATLRFIPVDDDGALRLEEAERIITGRTRIVAFTHASNVLGTINPVRALVDMAHRQGALVVLDACQSVPHLPVDVKALDVDFAAFSGHKMLGPTGIGALYGRAELLDAMPTFLTGGSMITTVTMDRAEYLPAPQRFEAGTQRISQAMALGTAVDYLHETGMDRIHAWETTLGQRLVRGLEQIDGIRVLGPKAGEERIGLAAFDVDGVHSHDVGQFLDDQGIAVRVGHHCAQPLHRRLGLVSTTRASTYLYNTTDDVDAFLAAVAGVRPFFGVK from the coding sequence GTGCCTGTGGTTTCCACGCCCGATACCCTCCGGCCCGCTCACGGGCCCATGGACAACGCCGAAGTGCTGCGCATCCGCAACGACTTCCCCATCCTGAACCAGCAGGTCAACGGCAGGCCCCTGGTCTACCTCGATTCGGGTGCCACGTCCCAGAACCCGCTGAGTGTCATTGAAGCCGAGCAGGAGTTCTACGAGCAGCGGAATTCCGCCGTCCACCGCGGCGCCCACACCCTTGCCGTTGCGGCGACCGAGGTGTACGAGGATGCGCGGGCCAAGGTAGCCGGGTTCGTGGGCGCGGGCCCCACTGAGATTGTCTGGACCTCCAACGCCACCGAGGCACTGAACCTGGTGGCCTACGCCTTCTCCAACGCCGCCGTCGGCCGCGGCGGGGAAGCGGCCCGCCGCTTTGCGCTGGGTGAAGGCGACGAAATCGTGGTGACGGAAATGGAGCACCACGCCAACCTGATTCCGTGGCAGGAACTGGCGGCGCGCACCGGAGCGACTCTGCGGTTCATTCCCGTGGACGACGACGGCGCGCTGCGGCTGGAGGAGGCCGAACGCATCATTACCGGGCGCACCCGGATCGTGGCGTTCACCCACGCCTCCAACGTGCTCGGAACCATCAACCCGGTTCGGGCACTGGTCGACATGGCGCACCGGCAGGGGGCGCTGGTGGTGCTGGACGCCTGCCAGTCCGTGCCGCACCTGCCCGTGGATGTGAAGGCCCTGGACGTGGACTTCGCCGCGTTCTCCGGGCACAAGATGCTTGGCCCCACCGGCATCGGCGCCCTCTACGGCCGGGCCGAACTGCTGGACGCGATGCCCACCTTCCTGACCGGCGGCTCCATGATCACCACCGTGACCATGGACAGGGCCGAATACCTGCCCGCGCCGCAGCGCTTCGAAGCCGGAACCCAGCGCATTTCCCAGGCCATGGCCCTGGGCACTGCCGTCGATTACCTGCACGAAACCGGGATGGACCGCATCCACGCCTGGGAAACCACGCTCGGCCAGCGGCTGGTGCGGGGACTGGAGCAGATCGACGGAATCCGCGTCCTGGGCCCGAAGGCCGGTGAGGAGCGGATCGGCCTGGCGGCGTTCGACGTTGACGGCGTCCACTCCCATGACGTGGGGCAGTTCCTGGACGACCAGGGGATCGCGGTGCGGGTGGGCCACCACTGTGCGCAGCCGCTGCACCGCCGGCTCGGTCTGGTCTCCACCACCCGCGCCAGCACCTACCTCTACAACACCACCGACGACGTCGATGCGTTCCTTGCCGCGGTTGCCGGCGTCCGTCCCTTCTTTGGAGTGAAGTAA
- the sufU gene encoding Fe-S cluster assembly sulfur transfer protein SufU produces MSSDLQQLYQQIILEHAKRRRGDGLVEAPAGAAAGESHQLNPTCGDEITLRAVVDGSTVDGISWEGQGCSISMASASVLTEMAAGMERRQVSDLVEEFRTLMRSRGSIEPDEEVLGDAAAFAGVARYPARVKCAMLAWVALEEALADAVPAAS; encoded by the coding sequence ATGAGCTCGGACCTGCAGCAGCTCTACCAGCAGATCATCCTGGAACACGCCAAGCGCCGCCGCGGCGACGGACTGGTCGAGGCCCCGGCCGGGGCTGCAGCGGGGGAGTCCCACCAGCTCAACCCCACGTGCGGAGACGAGATCACGCTGCGCGCCGTCGTCGACGGTTCCACTGTGGACGGCATCAGCTGGGAGGGGCAGGGCTGCTCGATTTCGATGGCGTCGGCGTCGGTGCTGACCGAGATGGCGGCAGGCATGGAGCGGCGTCAGGTGTCCGACCTGGTGGAGGAGTTCCGGACGCTGATGCGTTCCCGGGGCAGCATCGAGCCGGACGAGGAAGTCCTCGGCGACGCCGCGGCCTTCGCGGGCGTGGCCCGCTACCCGGCGCGGGTCAAGTGCGCCATGCTCGCCTGGGTTGCCTTGGAAGAGGCACTGGCGGACGCGGTACCGGCCGCCTCATAG
- the gmd gene encoding GDP-mannose 4,6-dehydratase has translation MPKRAVISGITGQDGSYLAELLLKKGYEVHGLIRRASTFNTARVDHLYVDPHDPEAKLFLHYGDLSDGSRLVTLLASLRPDEVYNLAAQSHVRVSFDEPEHTADTTGMGTVRLLEAVRLAGIDTRFYQASSSEMFGATPPPQNEDTPFYPRSPYGAAKVYSYWITRNYREAYGMFAVNGILFNHESPRRGETFVTRKITRAVAAIKAGQQQDLYMGNLDAIRDWGYAAEYVEGMWRMLQADEPEDFVLATGGNYTVRDFLTIAFEHAGLNWEEHVKFDERYLRPTEVDALVGDASKAQEQLGWKATIHTPDLARLMVDADTEILKHSGRSWIDTVNLDSWND, from the coding sequence GTGCCTAAGCGCGCGGTCATTTCAGGTATCACGGGGCAGGACGGCTCGTACCTTGCGGAACTTCTGCTGAAGAAGGGGTATGAGGTACACGGGCTCATCCGTCGGGCCTCCACGTTCAATACCGCCCGGGTGGACCACCTCTACGTGGATCCGCACGACCCCGAGGCAAAGCTCTTTCTGCACTACGGGGACCTCAGCGACGGGTCGCGCCTGGTGACGCTGCTGGCCAGCCTGCGGCCGGACGAAGTCTACAACCTGGCCGCGCAGTCCCACGTCCGGGTCTCGTTCGACGAGCCCGAGCACACGGCCGACACCACCGGCATGGGTACCGTGCGGCTCCTTGAAGCCGTGCGGCTCGCGGGAATCGACACCAGGTTCTACCAGGCGTCATCGTCGGAGATGTTCGGCGCTACTCCACCGCCGCAGAACGAGGACACTCCGTTCTATCCCCGGTCGCCCTACGGCGCCGCGAAGGTTTACAGCTACTGGATCACGAGAAACTACCGTGAGGCCTATGGCATGTTCGCGGTGAACGGAATTCTTTTCAACCACGAATCCCCGCGCCGCGGCGAAACGTTCGTCACCCGCAAAATCACGCGGGCCGTAGCCGCCATTAAGGCCGGGCAACAGCAGGATCTTTACATGGGCAATCTGGACGCTATTCGTGACTGGGGCTACGCCGCTGAATACGTGGAGGGCATGTGGCGCATGCTGCAGGCCGACGAGCCCGAGGATTTCGTGCTGGCCACCGGCGGCAACTACACCGTCCGGGATTTCCTCACCATCGCCTTCGAACATGCCGGCCTCAACTGGGAAGAGCACGTGAAGTTCGACGAACGGTACCTCCGCCCCACGGAAGTCGACGCACTCGTTGGCGATGCGTCCAAGGCACAGGAGCAGCTCGGGTGGAAAGCGACTATCCACACTCCCGATCTCGCCCGTCTCATGGTGGACGCCGATACCGAAATACTCAAGCACTCGGGCCGCAGCTGGATCGATACCGTGAACCTCGATTCCTGGAATGACTGA
- a CDS encoding GDP-L-fucose synthase family protein, which translates to MAESFTADSTGFKPGVLDRAAPFYVAGHRGLVGSAIWRRLESAGFTDLRGRTSSELDLKDRAAVFSYFAEVNPRYVVLAAAKVGGILANNTYPVDFLTENLQIQINVLDAAREQGVERLLFLGSSCIYPRLAQQPISEDSLLTGHLEPTNDAYAIAKIAGIMHVQAVRRQYGLPWISAMPTNLYGPGDNFSSEGSHVLPALIRRYDEAARQGLGSVTNWGTGAPRREFLHVDDMAAACLHLLEHYDGPQQVNVGTGSDVTIKELAELVAEAVGYNGAMEWDTSKPDGTPQKLLDVSKLTDAGWTAQIPLNEGIRDTVSWYRNNLAALRG; encoded by the coding sequence ATGGCTGAGAGCTTTACGGCAGACAGTACGGGCTTCAAGCCGGGCGTCCTGGACCGCGCCGCACCCTTCTATGTTGCTGGACACCGCGGCCTCGTCGGCTCGGCTATCTGGCGCAGACTCGAATCCGCCGGTTTCACGGATCTTAGAGGCCGGACTTCCAGCGAACTGGATCTGAAGGACCGCGCAGCCGTCTTCTCATACTTCGCCGAGGTCAACCCCCGGTACGTGGTCCTGGCGGCAGCAAAAGTGGGCGGAATCCTCGCCAACAACACGTACCCGGTGGACTTCCTGACCGAGAACCTGCAGATCCAGATCAATGTGCTGGACGCCGCCCGCGAACAGGGAGTGGAGCGCCTCCTGTTCCTGGGCTCATCCTGCATCTACCCCAGGCTTGCACAGCAGCCCATTTCCGAGGATTCGCTTCTCACGGGGCATCTCGAGCCGACCAACGACGCCTATGCGATTGCCAAGATCGCCGGCATCATGCACGTTCAGGCCGTCAGGCGGCAATACGGGCTGCCGTGGATTTCGGCGATGCCTACCAACCTTTACGGCCCGGGGGACAATTTTTCGTCAGAAGGATCCCACGTTCTTCCGGCGCTCATCCGCCGCTATGACGAGGCCGCACGGCAGGGTTTGGGCAGCGTGACCAACTGGGGAACAGGGGCGCCCCGGCGGGAATTCCTGCATGTGGACGATATGGCAGCTGCCTGTCTTCACCTGCTGGAGCACTATGACGGACCGCAGCAGGTGAACGTAGGAACGGGGTCAGACGTCACCATCAAGGAACTCGCCGAACTAGTCGCCGAGGCCGTGGGCTACAACGGAGCCATGGAGTGGGATACCTCGAAACCCGACGGCACCCCGCAAAAGCTGCTGGATGTTTCCAAATTGACCGATGCCGGCTGGACCGCACAGATCCCCTTGAACGAGGGAATCCGGGACACGGTGTCCTGGTACCGGAACAATTTGGCCGCGCTGCGCGGTTAG
- a CDS encoding UDP-glucose dehydrogenase family protein, protein MRISVIGCGYLGAVHAVSMAKLGHDVVGIDVDTARIGDLAAGRAPFFEPRLPDLLAEGLTSGRLEFSTEMARAAGADVHFVCVGTPQRKGEYAADLRYVDAAFAGLAPYLVSGNVVVGKSTVPVGTAARLADQLTDDAPGAVLVWNPEFLREGHAVQDTLSPDRFVYGVPDNAAAAAAVAALDEVYAAPLSTGTPRMVVDYATAELVKTAANSFLATKISFINAMAEVCEASGADVTALADAIGMDERIGRSFLNAGVGFGGGCLPKDIRAFMARAGELGADQALTFLREVDAINMRRRSKVVEMTREICGGSLLGKRVTILGAAFKPESDDVRDSPALSAAAQLQLQGATVTVTDPEALQNAKGRFPELNYELVTENALLGAHAVVLLTEWKEYRSLDPEATGALVADRNIIDGRNVLDPAAWRAAGWNYRSMGRP, encoded by the coding sequence GTGCGTATTTCCGTTATTGGCTGCGGCTACCTGGGCGCCGTTCACGCGGTTTCCATGGCCAAGCTGGGGCATGACGTTGTGGGGATCGACGTCGACACCGCCAGGATCGGGGACCTCGCGGCCGGGCGGGCACCGTTCTTTGAACCGCGCCTGCCTGATCTGCTTGCCGAAGGGCTCACCAGCGGACGCCTGGAGTTCAGCACTGAGATGGCTCGCGCTGCCGGCGCCGACGTCCACTTTGTCTGCGTCGGCACACCCCAGCGGAAGGGTGAATACGCAGCGGACCTGCGGTACGTGGACGCCGCCTTCGCCGGTCTGGCGCCGTATCTGGTTTCCGGCAACGTAGTGGTGGGCAAGTCCACCGTCCCGGTGGGCACCGCTGCGCGCCTGGCCGACCAGCTGACCGACGACGCCCCCGGCGCCGTCCTCGTCTGGAACCCTGAGTTCCTGCGCGAAGGCCACGCCGTGCAGGACACCCTCTCCCCCGACCGCTTTGTCTACGGTGTGCCGGACAATGCTGCCGCGGCGGCCGCCGTCGCCGCCCTGGACGAGGTCTATGCCGCTCCCCTCTCCACCGGAACCCCGCGCATGGTGGTGGACTACGCCACGGCGGAACTGGTCAAGACCGCCGCGAACTCCTTCCTCGCCACCAAGATCAGCTTCATCAACGCCATGGCGGAGGTCTGCGAGGCCTCCGGAGCAGACGTCACTGCCCTCGCGGACGCCATCGGCATGGACGAGCGCATCGGACGCAGCTTCCTCAACGCCGGCGTCGGCTTCGGCGGCGGCTGCCTGCCCAAGGACATCCGCGCCTTCATGGCCCGCGCCGGGGAACTGGGAGCAGACCAGGCGCTGACCTTCCTCCGCGAGGTGGACGCCATCAACATGCGCCGCCGCTCCAAGGTGGTGGAAATGACCCGCGAAATCTGCGGCGGTTCCCTGCTGGGCAAGCGGGTCACCATCCTGGGCGCGGCATTCAAGCCGGAGAGCGACGACGTCCGGGACTCCCCCGCACTCAGCGCCGCCGCGCAGCTGCAGCTCCAGGGCGCCACCGTGACCGTAACCGACCCCGAGGCACTGCAGAACGCCAAGGGCCGCTTCCCCGAACTGAACTACGAGCTGGTCACGGAGAACGCCCTGCTGGGAGCCCATGCCGTGGTACTCCTGACCGAGTGGAAGGAATACCGGTCCCTCGACCCGGAGGCCACCGGCGCCCTCGTCGCGGACCGGAACATCATCGACGGCCGCAACGTCCTGGATCCCGCAGCCTGGCGGGCAGCCGGATGGAACTACCGGAGCATGGGCCGGCCCTAG